Proteins encoded together in one Musa acuminata AAA Group cultivar baxijiao chromosome BXJ3-6, Cavendish_Baxijiao_AAA, whole genome shotgun sequence window:
- the LOC135641007 gene encoding serine/threonine protein phosphatase 2A 55 kDa regulatory subunit B beta isoform-like isoform X1, whose product MGNGAEDAGPPVGSSPPPPLEWKFSQVFGERAAGEEVQEVDIISAIEFDKSGDHLATGDRGGRVVLFERTDVRNLGSRKDLEAQDYPISRHPEFRYKTEFQSHEPEFDYLKSLEIEEKINKIKWCQAANHVLFLLSTNDKTIKYWKVQEKKVKKISEMNVDASQAVQNDNIASSSTISPRGYLPNGRCPERPHGQLNNDLSMPPGGFPSLRLPVVVTSQETSLIARCRRTYAHAHDYHINSISNNSDGETFISADDLRINLWNLEICNQSFNIVDVKPANMEDLTEVITSAEFHPTHCNMLAYSSSKGSIRLIDLRQSALCDNHSKMFEEHEAPGSRSFFTEIIASISDVKFAKDGRHILSRDYMTLKLWDINMESGPVATFQVHEYLRPKLCDLYENDSIFDKFDCCLSGDGLHVATGSYSNLFRVFGCIPGSNEATTLEASKNPMRRQVQTPSRPAKSLGSFARVVRRGAESPGVEANGNSYDFTTKLLHLAWHPTESSIACAAMNSLYMYSA is encoded by the exons TTGATATTATTTCAGCCATTGAATTTGATAAATCTGGTGACCATCTTGCCACCGGAGATCGAGGAGGACGTGTTGTTTTATTTGAAAGGACGGATGTTAGGAAT CTTGGCTCCCGGAAGGACCTGGAGGCGCAAGATTATCCAATTAGTAGGCACCCTGAGTTCCGCTACAAAACCGAGTTTCAAAGCCATGAACCAGAG TTTGACTATCTAAAAAGCTTGGAAATAGAGGAGAAGATCAATAAGATCAAATGGTGTCAAGCAGCCAAtcatgttctttttcttctttctactAATGACAAGACAATTAAATACTGGAAG GTGCAGGAAAAGAAAGTCAAGAAGATCTCTGAGATGAATGTGGATGCTTCTCAAGCTGTACAAAATGACAACATTGCTAGCTCAAGTACGATTAGTCCTAGAGGATATCTTCCAAATGGCAGATGTCCAGAAAGGCCCCATGGTCAGTTGAATAATGACTTGTCCATGCCTCCTGGAGGGTTTCCATCACTACGTCTGCCAGTGGTA GTGACAAGCCAAGAGACAAGTCTCATTGCCAGATGTAGAAGGACATATGCTCATGCTCATGATTACCATATAAATTCCATTTCAAATAACAG TGATGGTGAAACATTCATATCAGCTGATGATCTGAGAATAAATCTTTGGAATTTGGAGATCTGCAATCAAAGCTTTAATATTGTTGATGTGAAGCCTGCAAATATGGAGGATTTAACTG AGGTTATAACATCTGCTGAGTTTCATCCAACCCATTGTAACATGCTGGCATATAGTAGTTCAAAGGGTTCAATCCGTCTTATAGACTTGCGGCAGTCGGCTTTGTGTGATAACCATTCTAAAAT GTTTGAGGAGCACGAGGCACCTGGCTCAAGATCTTTTTTCACAGAGATCATTGCCTCAATTTCAGATGTTAAATTTGCAAAGGATGGAAGGCACATCCTTAGTCGTGATTATATGACTCTTAAG CTGTGGGACATCAATATGGAGTCGGGTCCTGTTGCTACTTTTCAGGTCCATGAGTACTTAAGGCCTAAG CTAtgtgatctatatgagaatgattctATTTTTGACAAATTCGATTGCTGCCTAAGTGGTGATGGGTTGCATGTGGCAACTGGTTCTTATAG CAATCTTTTTCGTGTGTTTGGCTGTATTCCTGGAAGTAATGAAGCAACAACTCTGGAGGCCAGTAAAAATCCAATGAG GCGACAAGTGCAGACCCCCTCAAGGCCTGCAAAATCTCTGGGCAGCTTTGCCCGTGTTGTCAGACGAG GAGCAGAAAGCCCAGGAGTTGAAGCTAATGGAAATTCATATGATTTCACAACCAAATTACTCCATTTAGCTTGGCACCCAACTGAAAGTTCAATTGCCTGTGCCGCTATGAACAGTTTGTATATGTATTCTGCATGA
- the LOC135641007 gene encoding serine/threonine protein phosphatase 2A 55 kDa regulatory subunit B beta isoform-like isoform X2: MGNGAEDAGPPVGSSPPPPLEWKFSQVFGERAAGEEVQEVDIISAIEFDKSGDHLATGDRGGRVVLFERTDVRNLGSRKDLEAQDYPISRHPEFRYKTEFQSHEPEFDYLKSLEIEEKINKIKWCQAANHVLFLLSTNDKTIKYWKVQEKKVKKISEMNVDASQAVQNDNIASSSTISPRGYLPNGRCPERPHGQLNNDLSMPPGGFPSLRLPVVTSQETSLIARCRRTYAHAHDYHINSISNNSDGETFISADDLRINLWNLEICNQSFNIVDVKPANMEDLTEVITSAEFHPTHCNMLAYSSSKGSIRLIDLRQSALCDNHSKMFEEHEAPGSRSFFTEIIASISDVKFAKDGRHILSRDYMTLKLWDINMESGPVATFQVHEYLRPKLCDLYENDSIFDKFDCCLSGDGLHVATGSYSNLFRVFGCIPGSNEATTLEASKNPMRRQVQTPSRPAKSLGSFARVVRRGAESPGVEANGNSYDFTTKLLHLAWHPTESSIACAAMNSLYMYSA; encoded by the exons TTGATATTATTTCAGCCATTGAATTTGATAAATCTGGTGACCATCTTGCCACCGGAGATCGAGGAGGACGTGTTGTTTTATTTGAAAGGACGGATGTTAGGAAT CTTGGCTCCCGGAAGGACCTGGAGGCGCAAGATTATCCAATTAGTAGGCACCCTGAGTTCCGCTACAAAACCGAGTTTCAAAGCCATGAACCAGAG TTTGACTATCTAAAAAGCTTGGAAATAGAGGAGAAGATCAATAAGATCAAATGGTGTCAAGCAGCCAAtcatgttctttttcttctttctactAATGACAAGACAATTAAATACTGGAAG GTGCAGGAAAAGAAAGTCAAGAAGATCTCTGAGATGAATGTGGATGCTTCTCAAGCTGTACAAAATGACAACATTGCTAGCTCAAGTACGATTAGTCCTAGAGGATATCTTCCAAATGGCAGATGTCCAGAAAGGCCCCATGGTCAGTTGAATAATGACTTGTCCATGCCTCCTGGAGGGTTTCCATCACTACGTCTGCCAGTG GTGACAAGCCAAGAGACAAGTCTCATTGCCAGATGTAGAAGGACATATGCTCATGCTCATGATTACCATATAAATTCCATTTCAAATAACAG TGATGGTGAAACATTCATATCAGCTGATGATCTGAGAATAAATCTTTGGAATTTGGAGATCTGCAATCAAAGCTTTAATATTGTTGATGTGAAGCCTGCAAATATGGAGGATTTAACTG AGGTTATAACATCTGCTGAGTTTCATCCAACCCATTGTAACATGCTGGCATATAGTAGTTCAAAGGGTTCAATCCGTCTTATAGACTTGCGGCAGTCGGCTTTGTGTGATAACCATTCTAAAAT GTTTGAGGAGCACGAGGCACCTGGCTCAAGATCTTTTTTCACAGAGATCATTGCCTCAATTTCAGATGTTAAATTTGCAAAGGATGGAAGGCACATCCTTAGTCGTGATTATATGACTCTTAAG CTGTGGGACATCAATATGGAGTCGGGTCCTGTTGCTACTTTTCAGGTCCATGAGTACTTAAGGCCTAAG CTAtgtgatctatatgagaatgattctATTTTTGACAAATTCGATTGCTGCCTAAGTGGTGATGGGTTGCATGTGGCAACTGGTTCTTATAG CAATCTTTTTCGTGTGTTTGGCTGTATTCCTGGAAGTAATGAAGCAACAACTCTGGAGGCCAGTAAAAATCCAATGAG GCGACAAGTGCAGACCCCCTCAAGGCCTGCAAAATCTCTGGGCAGCTTTGCCCGTGTTGTCAGACGAG GAGCAGAAAGCCCAGGAGTTGAAGCTAATGGAAATTCATATGATTTCACAACCAAATTACTCCATTTAGCTTGGCACCCAACTGAAAGTTCAATTGCCTGTGCCGCTATGAACAGTTTGTATATGTATTCTGCATGA